Within the Leisingera thetidis genome, the region CCGCACCGCCGGAGAAGAACAGCAGGGTGGGGGAGATGCCGCTGAGCGACGGCCCGATCACCGAGCCCATCTGCAGCCGCCCGGCCAGCACGATCCGGTCGTCTGCGCCCAGCCCGTAATAGGCGCGCCCGTCTGCCTTCATCTGCAGCCCGGATTTGCTGCCGCCGATACCGATAAAGGGCGTGGCCCCGCCCTGCAGGTAGTAGCCGCTGGCCGGGTTCACCCGGCTGTCGCGCTTGTCGTATTCGGCCCGGAGGCGGCCCGCAACATACTTGAACCGGCGCTTGCCGAACACGTCCTCGGCCAGGATCGAGGACACCCCCAGCGCCGCCTCGGCAAAGAAATCGTCGGAAAACGTCCGCCGCACACCTGCGGCGCCAAAGACGCGGGTGGCCTTGTAGTGCTCCTCGTCCAGCTGTTCGGCCTCGGCCAGGTAGAAGATCAGGTCATCCGGCCCCAGCGCCGCGGGCCGGTCCAGCCGTACTGCGATGCGGCCGTCAATGTCATTGCTGCTGCCGATGCCGCTGAGCCGTGCCTCGATGCGCAGCTTCTCCGCGGCGCCGAACAGGTTGCGGTGCATCCAGCTGCCCGACAGCTCCAGCCCGTCGGTGGAGCTGATCTCGGCCCCGAAGGTCAGGCGGCGCGGCGGCAGGTCCTCGACCACTGCGGTATAGTCCAGGGTGCCGTCCGGGTTCGGCTGCTCGGCCTCGCGCAGCACCACGCTGGAAAACGAGCCGGTGCGGCGCAGCCGGGTGGCGGATTTGGCAAGCAGATCGGGGTGGAACCGATCCCCCGCCGGGAAACCCGCGATCCGGCGGATGGCCTCCTCGCGCACGTTTGTGTCGCCGGTCACGCGCATCCGGCCAAAGCGCAGGCGCGGCCCCGGGGCCAGCCGCAGCTGGGCATCCAGGCGGGCTTGCAGGTGATTGGCGGTGATGGTCTGGTCTGACACCGTGGCCTTGGCATGGCCGCTGCGCCGCCAGGCCCGGACGCCGGCAGCCGCCGCATCCCGGATCGCACCGGTGCTGGCAGGCTGTCCGGAAGCGTATTCTTCGGGAAACTTCACGTCGCTCTGCCGGGGCAGCGGTGCCATCTCCGCCTTGCCAAAGGCAAACCGCGGGCCGGGCTGGACGGTGATTTCCACCTTGCTGACGGTCCGCGGCGGGTTCAGCGGCTGGATCCCGGCCGCCTCGCGCCCGTCCAGACGGATGTTCACCACCGGCGAAAAATGCCCGCCATCATAGAGCACCTGCACCAGTGTCCGATAATCCGACAGGGCCGCGGCCAGCAGTTCCTGCACATTGGTCTCGCCGCTGGCGGCAACTGACGCCGAGGCGCCTCGCAGCCGCTCTGCCAATGCTGCGTCCGCGCCGGGGGCCTCAAGCGTGGTCTCGGCGCCAAAGGCGGCAGGCGGCAGCAAGGCCAGGAGACTGAAGGCAATGACGCACGCCAAAGGGCGCGGGCGGAAGGGAAAATTCATGTCTGCTCCGGCAGCGGGCGTAAAATTCCATCTGGAACTCCGCAGGGCTCCAAACGCTTGCGGCCAGCCTAGCACGGGGAAATTGCGGGATGGAACCGGCAAAGCAGCAGGATTCCGCCCGCTTGCGGCAGCGGCGGATTGCTGCGCATGGGGCAGAGGGCCCGCCCGGGCGGGCCGGCGGGGGCTGCCGGCATTTTTCCGCCGGTTTGGCGGGGGGCGCCGGAAAATGGCGGCAAAGATGATTGGAAAGTGGCAGGGAGGCTGTAGTGTCCGCATCAGCTCCGGCAGGCAAACCTGCCGGAGCTGGCACTGATTAACAAAGCTACATAGAGTCAACGTCAGGCGCAGCCACCACTCACAAAGCAGCCAAACCTGGCAAGAATGATACCACTCGGAAGGTTACTGTCCAGATAATTGTCGGATTGATAATTTCCCCGTGGTGACATTAAATGTCTGCAGGGTAAGAAATGGTGCCAGGGCATAGGTATTAGGTAACCAGGGATTTGGTTGTGGATCGGTTAAGGTCAATTTTCGAACTTAGGGATATGCTCCACCAGATGGAGCGCGATATCGGCCTTGACCGTCTCAGCCGGGTTGAGCGGGATGTTCTTCTCGCCGCCCACGCGGTGACCGCCGCCCCGGGGGCGCCGGTGCAGTCCGAGCAGATCCGCAGCCACCGCCTGGTTCAGGGCATTGCCCAGGCCACCTTTCACCGCACGCTGAAATCGCTGCTGGATCTGGGGCTGCTCGAACGGGCGGGCGGCAGCAAGGCCAAGCACTACGTGGTCCGCTTTGAAGCGGCGGCAAAGTAGCACACCGGGCAAGGGCATCATCGGATTGCAGCTGCCGCCGCCGCTGTCTAAAGGGGCGGCATGTCAGTAGCAGCCAAGTTCATTTCCCGATTTCAGGGTTTCGCGGTGATCATCGCCGTCTATGTCATCTGCCACGGTCTGACCGCCTGGGCGGTCACCCCGGTGCAGAACCTGTTCCTGCCGGACATCACCGTCTTTGCCAGCCTGGCCTACCTGCCGCATGGGGTGCGGGTGCTGAGCGTCTGGCTGTTCGGCTGGAAAGCCATCCTGCCCCTCGCTGCGGGCGCGCTTCTGTCGGAGGCGCTGTTCACTGCGGCCAATGTGCGGCAGCTGATGGAGCCGGTGCTGCTGGAGTCGGTCGCGGTGGGCGCCGTCTCCGCCTTTGCGGCTTTCGAGATCGCCTGGCTTTTCGGCTGGAACCTCTATTCCGGCCAGTCGCGCCGGATTGCCTGGACCGGGCTGCTGGCCATCGGTGCGCTGGCGTCGGTCATCAATTCCATGGGGCAGTCGGTGGTGTTTTCCGGCCTGATCTTCCCCGGCGACCAGCTGCCGGTGATGGCGGTTTACGCGGCGGGGGATCTGATCGGCCTTGCGGTCTGCATGGTTGCGCTGATGCTGATCTTCCGCGCGCTCCGGCTGGCGGGAAAGTCCCGCAAGCCGCAGGAATAGCCAAGCCCGCCAACGGCTGGCCCGCGGCAAACGCAACCGGCTGAGGCGGGACTCAGCCCGCCATCAGCCGCGCCACATCCAGCATCCGGGCGGAAAAGCCCCATTCATTGTCGTACCAGCCGAACACCCGCACCTGCCTGTCTCCGGCCATGCGGGTCTCCGGCCCGGCAATCACCAGCGACTCGGGCCGCGCCCTGAGGTCGGAGGACACCAGCGGCATATCGGTCCAGCCCAGCACCTTTGAGGCCGCCACGCCTTCGCGCAGCGCAGCAAGGAACTCTGCCTCGCTCATCGGCGTCTTCAGCTGCGCCACCAGATCCACCGCCGAGACGCTGGCGGTCGGCACCCGCACTGCAGCACCGCTGATCCGGCCTTTCAGGTGCGGCAGCACCTCGTCGATCAGATGCGTCGCCGAGGTGGTGGTCGGCACCATCGATTGGGCGCCGCCGCGGGAGCGCGCGAAATCGCCGCGCGGCGCATCCACCATCGGCTGCGAGTTGGTATAGCAGTGGATCGTCGTCATATGCGCGGTGTCAATGCCGGCGATGCCGTCCAGCAGCTTGACCAGCGGCGTCAGCGCATTGGTGGTGCAGGAGGCGTTGGAGACGATCCTTGTCTCCCCCAAAGCGTCCTCGTTGGCGCCCAGCACCATGGTCAGCTCGGCGGCGGGGGAGGGGCCGGAAATCAGCACCTTGGCCGCACCCGCCTTGATGCCGCGCTCCGCCACATCCGAGGTGCGGGCGATGCCGGTGCATTCCAGCACCAGATCGACGCCGGACAGATCCACCCGTGTCAGGTCGGGCTCATGGCTCACCGGAATGGACCGGCCCAGCACCTGCAGCGCGTCGCCGCCATGCTCTACTGGATGGGCAAAGGGGCCGAATGTGCTGTCGTACTGGAACAGATAGGCGCACATGTCCAAAGGCGCGATATCGTTGATCCGCACCACTTCGATGCCGTCTCCGCGCGATGTGGTCAGAATCTGGCGCAGGATGGCGCGGCCGATACGGCCGAATCCGTTGATAGCAAGTTTCATGCGCAATCTATGGCAGGCGGGCCGGGACGGCTCAATCCATGCACCCCGGAAAATGATCACATTTCACCGGGAGGATGTTTCAGAAAAAACCGTAAAACCGCGCAACCGCCAGAGGCGCCGCTATTTGCGGCAGATCACCTGGGCATAATAAGTGCCGGTGATATTGCGCACCATCGTGTCCAGATTGACGCTGCAGCCGGTGGCCGCCCGCATTGCCCGCACCGCCTGACGGGCGGTCAGGACCGCGGGCGGGCGGAAGGCCAGATGCTCCAGGTTCATCCGCGTGGCGCTGTAGCGCTGCGGCGTGCCCTCGACAGGCGCCACCAGCCAGTCGCGGCCCAGCACGGTGACCCTGGTGCCTTCCACGTCCTTGGCCGTTACGGGCGGGGCAAGCGCGGCGCACAGGGCCGCCGCCAGTGCAGTCTGTCTCATCATCGAAATGCTCCTGCGGGAAATACCTGCGTTCAGCCTAACGCAGCACCGGCACAAAGCAAGATGCGCCTTCAGAGATGATCCACCGCCTCCGCCTGGCGCAGCTCGGCGGCGCACAGCTGCAGGCCGCGCAGCAGCCGTTCTCCATCGGCGTCCGGATTCAACCCGCGCGGG harbors:
- a CDS encoding autotransporter assembly complex protein TamA → MNFPFRPRPLACVIAFSLLALLPPAAFGAETTLEAPGADAALAERLRGASASVAASGETNVQELLAAALSDYRTLVQVLYDGGHFSPVVNIRLDGREAAGIQPLNPPRTVSKVEITVQPGPRFAFGKAEMAPLPRQSDVKFPEEYASGQPASTGAIRDAAAAGVRAWRRSGHAKATVSDQTITANHLQARLDAQLRLAPGPRLRFGRMRVTGDTNVREEAIRRIAGFPAGDRFHPDLLAKSATRLRRTGSFSSVVLREAEQPNPDGTLDYTAVVEDLPPRRLTFGAEISSTDGLELSGSWMHRNLFGAAEKLRIEARLSGIGSSNDIDGRIAVRLDRPAALGPDDLIFYLAEAEQLDEEHYKATRVFGAAGVRRTFSDDFFAEAALGVSSILAEDVFGKRRFKYVAGRLRAEYDKRDSRVNPASGYYLQGGATPFIGIGGSKSGLQMKADGRAYYGLGADDRIVLAGRLQMGSVIGPSLSGISPTLLFFSGGAGTVRGHEFQSLGVPANGGTAGGRGFLALSGEVRGKITGKISLVGFYDIGFVDADSFVSGSSARHAGAGFGLRYDVAGIGPIRLDLAYPVDGGSEDGLQFYIGIGQAF
- a CDS encoding type I glyceraldehyde-3-phosphate dehydrogenase; amino-acid sequence: MKLAINGFGRIGRAILRQILTTSRGDGIEVVRINDIAPLDMCAYLFQYDSTFGPFAHPVEHGGDALQVLGRSIPVSHEPDLTRVDLSGVDLVLECTGIARTSDVAERGIKAGAAKVLISGPSPAAELTMVLGANEDALGETRIVSNASCTTNALTPLVKLLDGIAGIDTAHMTTIHCYTNSQPMVDAPRGDFARSRGGAQSMVPTTTSATHLIDEVLPHLKGRISGAAVRVPTASVSAVDLVAQLKTPMSEAEFLAALREGVAASKVLGWTDMPLVSSDLRARPESLVIAGPETRMAGDRQVRVFGWYDNEWGFSARMLDVARLMAG